A genomic segment from Gopherus evgoodei ecotype Sinaloan lineage chromosome 6, rGopEvg1_v1.p, whole genome shotgun sequence encodes:
- the TNFAIP8 gene encoding tumor necrosis factor alpha-induced protein 8 isoform X3 has protein sequence MATDIFNSKNLAIQAQKKILGKMVSKSIATTLIDDTSSDVLDELYRVTREYTQNKKEAEKIIKNLIKTVIKLAILYRNNQFNQEEIALMEKFKKKVHQLAKTVVSFHQVDYTFDRIFLSKLLNDCREILHQIIQRHLTAKSHGRVNNVFDHFSDCEFLAALYNPFGLYKPHLQKLCDGVNKMLDEGNI, from the coding sequence TGGCCACGGATATCTTCAATTCCAAAAACTTGGCCATTCAGGCCCAGAAGAAGATCCTTGGCAAAATGGTATCCAAATCAATAGCGACTACCTTGATAGACGACACCAGCAGTGATGTTTTAGATGAGCTCTACAGAGTGACAAGGGAATACActcaaaacaagaaagaagcaGAAAAGATCATTAAAAATCTCATCAAAACCGTCATCAAATTGGCAATCCTCTACAGGAATAACCAGTTTAATCAGGAAGAAATAGCACTGATGGAGAAGTTTAAGAAGAAGGTTCATCAGCTGGCTAAAACCGTAGTCAGTTTCCATCAGGTGGATTATACCTTTGACAGGATTTTTTTGTCCAAACTGTTGAATGATTGTAGAGAGATACTTCATCAAATCATCCAGCGCCACCTAACTGCAAAATCACATGGACGTGTCAACAATGTGTTTGATCATTTCTCTGATTGTGAATTTTTGGCTGCCTTATACAATCCCTTCGGACTTTATAAGCCCCACTTGCAGAAACTCTGTGATGGTGTCAACAAAATGCTAGATGAGGGAAACATATAG
- the TNFAIP8 gene encoding tumor necrosis factor alpha-induced protein 8 isoform X1: MSSEADESKEVATDIFNSKNLAIQAQKKILGKMVSKSIATTLIDDTSSDVLDELYRVTREYTQNKKEAEKIIKNLIKTVIKLAILYRNNQFNQEEIALMEKFKKKVHQLAKTVVSFHQVDYTFDRIFLSKLLNDCREILHQIIQRHLTAKSHGRVNNVFDHFSDCEFLAALYNPFGLYKPHLQKLCDGVNKMLDEGNI; this comes from the coding sequence TGGCCACGGATATCTTCAATTCCAAAAACTTGGCCATTCAGGCCCAGAAGAAGATCCTTGGCAAAATGGTATCCAAATCAATAGCGACTACCTTGATAGACGACACCAGCAGTGATGTTTTAGATGAGCTCTACAGAGTGACAAGGGAATACActcaaaacaagaaagaagcaGAAAAGATCATTAAAAATCTCATCAAAACCGTCATCAAATTGGCAATCCTCTACAGGAATAACCAGTTTAATCAGGAAGAAATAGCACTGATGGAGAAGTTTAAGAAGAAGGTTCATCAGCTGGCTAAAACCGTAGTCAGTTTCCATCAGGTGGATTATACCTTTGACAGGATTTTTTTGTCCAAACTGTTGAATGATTGTAGAGAGATACTTCATCAAATCATCCAGCGCCACCTAACTGCAAAATCACATGGACGTGTCAACAATGTGTTTGATCATTTCTCTGATTGTGAATTTTTGGCTGCCTTATACAATCCCTTCGGACTTTATAAGCCCCACTTGCAGAAACTCTGTGATGGTGTCAACAAAATGCTAGATGAGGGAAACATATAG
- the TNFAIP8 gene encoding tumor necrosis factor alpha-induced protein 8 isoform X2: MNMATDIFNSKNLAIQAQKKILGKMVSKSIATTLIDDTSSDVLDELYRVTREYTQNKKEAEKIIKNLIKTVIKLAILYRNNQFNQEEIALMEKFKKKVHQLAKTVVSFHQVDYTFDRIFLSKLLNDCREILHQIIQRHLTAKSHGRVNNVFDHFSDCEFLAALYNPFGLYKPHLQKLCDGVNKMLDEGNI, encoded by the exons ATGAACA TGGCCACGGATATCTTCAATTCCAAAAACTTGGCCATTCAGGCCCAGAAGAAGATCCTTGGCAAAATGGTATCCAAATCAATAGCGACTACCTTGATAGACGACACCAGCAGTGATGTTTTAGATGAGCTCTACAGAGTGACAAGGGAATACActcaaaacaagaaagaagcaGAAAAGATCATTAAAAATCTCATCAAAACCGTCATCAAATTGGCAATCCTCTACAGGAATAACCAGTTTAATCAGGAAGAAATAGCACTGATGGAGAAGTTTAAGAAGAAGGTTCATCAGCTGGCTAAAACCGTAGTCAGTTTCCATCAGGTGGATTATACCTTTGACAGGATTTTTTTGTCCAAACTGTTGAATGATTGTAGAGAGATACTTCATCAAATCATCCAGCGCCACCTAACTGCAAAATCACATGGACGTGTCAACAATGTGTTTGATCATTTCTCTGATTGTGAATTTTTGGCTGCCTTATACAATCCCTTCGGACTTTATAAGCCCCACTTGCAGAAACTCTGTGATGGTGTCAACAAAATGCTAGATGAGGGAAACATATAG